The DNA window ttaaaatatcttctgTGTTATTAAAGCTTTATAATTTCTGTAAGTTCCTTGAATTTTCCTTGTTGGTTAATttcaaatgtattatatattacctgtaactttaattatttttaaaatatataaacattaacttattaactttttttctgagttaaaatttaacttaagaaaaaaaattgcaaaaaaatatattttcaaattccttaattcacaaataaaatattaaattaatttatgaatttattgtaattttgttttattaaggGTTGGTTGTTTCAACTTCTTGgtttatcttcattttttttcttaaataaataaagacaaaaatatatttacctgataggtaaaGTTTATAAGTAGTTGGAACAATCGACCTTTAgtgtcataaaaaaaaattataacattttaatttaatataaataatactttttaaaataaacttttacataatttaatttaacctaAATGCTTTTAAGATAACTTAACACATAGCTTTTAAtctaaacttttaatataattaattttatgacccaataactttaatttaatttaatttaaaaaatattaatttatccaaCCCTAGTACCACCTTGCCTATGCTATCTTGTATCctaaattgtcaaaattctatACAATTAGAGACAggtttattgataaaattttcgatttcaaaaaatgtgtatattgTTTCAGGTTTGTTTATAACATACATCGATAGAGACCCTGAGACACTCGCTGCACaggaaaaaaaagcaaagaaagaaaaaatggaCAAAGATGATGAGGAGCGACTTATGGATTTCATTGACAAGCAAATAGAAAAGGCAAAACAAAGTACAAATGAAGAGGAAGGTGAAACGTCTAAGACACCACTGGTGCGCCCTGAGAACGATACACCTTTGGTTCtcgacataaaattaaaaccaaaGCCCAAGTTACTTCctgtatttcaaataaaacagGAAAAGGTAAAAAGTGAAGATCAAAACAAATCAGTTTCAAGCAAATTAATTAgtgaaaaagatgaaaaaccAAAAAGATCCAGTAATGATGATGAAACAAAGTCTGTTAagaagttaaaaaatgataattctcCTGCAACTGAAGGCTGGCTTAGGGAAGGTTTAATGGTCAAAATAACCACGAAGAGTCTaggtgaaaaatattataaagctAAAGGTGTCGTTCAATCAGTTGGAACAGACAGTTTTGTTGGTaaagtaaaattgaaaacacCGGATGAAGTTAACGGACATGTTATACGGTTAGATCAAGAATACTTGGAAACAGTAATTCCCGCGATAGATAAAGAAGTTCTGATTCTTTGGGGAAAGCATAAAGGTGCGAGAGCAATAGTTAAGAAATTGCATATAGAGCATTATAGTGTAGATGTcgaactaaaaaataataagaaaattgtgcAGAAACTTCCATATGAACAAGTGTGCAAGTATATAGATTGAGAAATAATTGTGTGTGGAGAAAAAGTATTAGAAAAAAGATACTGTATATTAGTATTAGTGGTAACATTctataatatagataattgCATTATCCCGAAGAGCACCTGTGTACAAATTTAACAGCTGAATAAGAAGTATCAACCTTGTACATAAGGACTTATTCGTGCAAACTTGTATAACCACATAATGTAAGTGCaaagaaaattaacttttatgaTATCATCGatgaaaaactattaaaaaccaataattttacagaagtttatgtgactgttaaaatttaatttttaaaccaaaCTGTTTTCTATGTCCGCGcccaattaaattattttaatgagctcaaaaaattctgaaaaaaatcagGAAAGTTTATTGAAGTGTAAACTAATTGTCCCAACcgtttattgtaataaaagttgtttataatatttaatttttgttttgtgagAGAAAAAATCTCAAATAGTTGAACAAAAATGATCAAGAGTTTTTTGGGGGATTGagtaattaattgataatatagcattaattttattattctgatattttcttatatatattattctgaTAAACAACATAAGCACTATAGCATTCTTATgatagattaaattaattaatagactTAGAAGGTAATTTGCTCTATgcaaatgtattatacaaGTTTGCATAGGTctcatatatgtaaaataatgtacattaatattatataaaatgatataaattttacatacaatataagaaaaattttttgtgtgaaaCGTTTAAGACAAActcttttattgaatatacatttttatattatatttcattaaatacatatcagtgtttatatacattacaaatagaatgtaaaattagaaTGTAATTAGGGATTTTATCATCCATACAAACAAGAACGTCAtgtcataatttaaatattaaattctggaataatcgattttttaattaaatatcaaattttttaaattaagaaataatataataatactttattctCTTCAGCAGTACAAAATTACCAAGAAGgggaaaaattaagaaataatgtgaaaaataaaatagttttatttaagaaataaataaataaataaaattttttataagaatatatcagaattttttaatgttttatgcttctttcgataaaatatttcttttatatgtatatctttcatattatatatatatatatatatatatatatatctcaaataaaacatgaagaattatttgttatgtATATGTTATCCAATTACGgcataaagaaatataatttttaaaaaatttcgttaTTATTCAAATGGGAGAAATgcccctctctcctctcttggATCCTGATATCGATTCagtttaaaactaattttttaatcaatctcTCGTTTTTTATAGATCACTTATCCGAGGCAAACTGTACTAGTAATGAGACCTAATATGATAGTAATGAGACCATCTAATATGATAGCCTGAAGTGGTTACTAAGTTGATAAATGACTGCTCTTTATACAAGCTGGTAATTGTCGCTTATATTGTCCTTCAATTTATACTTCTGCTCTGCCGAGGAATTCGTTTTGTTACTAAGGTGCttataatttcttacaaaagtatttttattgatagaatcagaaattatatttagacgAAAATCTGATCGACACAAAATGGAAACCTTGCCCAGAATGTAAGTCATTCTTGTAAATTGCACCAACAATCCTGTaacatcaaaaatatatataaataattaacaaaggataagctttattaaattatattaaataatatctctGATAACATTTATGATGACATTTCAGTACTGTTATTgtgtcttatttttatatgtaaggTGTTTGGCAAACAGATGGgagagataataaaatataaaacaaaaatcgaAAATAACAAGTTTTATAAGATGATTAAAAAAGGCTTcgttctttaattataaatatttaaatctttatagtAGTAAAAAGTACCTAAAAACACatgaacatataaatattataattaaatataaaataaagcctcaaccaaaattttgttttttattttataattcagtaatattcaaatattcatgtaaaaattatctaatgcacgtaaatatttaaacacttataattaaaaaaagaaaagacttGATATGCCTtgattacaattttgttattcttgCATAAAaggaaatcttattttattatctcagATCACTTTAAATTTTCACTTGCTGCCAAACACAATGTATATGTAATGTGACTAGATATTTTGGTTTCAAAGTAATTGTCCCACTGCAGTCCCATGAAACATGTCAAATATCCTGATTTTAGTGAAAAGATCTTGCTAGAAGATGCTTAATTTTGCTAACTATGATAATTATAGTAaacttaatacatttataataatccaaaaagcaaattaaaaagGGTTGTACAGAGTCAGTGCTGTTGTctgtgcaaaaataaattgcacgtcaagtaataattaaatggcTTTAGGCCGGATCTataataggtgtagtaagccttaagccataaggaattaaccaattatattcgtttattcttcttatattcaattataattggtcagtttcttatagcataaggcttactacacctattgtagatccgggcttAATCGTGGAAATAGTACTCAGCAAATGTTTCGGTTCAATTTGAGTCACCCTCAATGCAAaacaaatttctaatattataaattgtattcatGGCGATCCAGAGCCTTTCAACTAACATAAAAGAtagtaaaatacaaatatattatagtttaagactagtattcatagtcaatttttattttaagactaTCTCAAGTAACATCTAAAAAGCTAATATTACATGAATTTGGATTATGCTAAGGATTTTAAGTGCTTTTTAAGGATTTTTTGGTGGAAAAAGTTCTCATCtctttataatactttttgtatttttaatttatgaagatttctaaaaaatatcttaatatttaagaaaatatacttaGAAGATTTTCCAggttttctcttaaaaattatagaacaaaaaattttaaaatattttagtatttacaTATAGTTCtagaaaaaatgtagaattttttaacattattttttaagtgttctacaatttatataaaaaatttgaaaaataaaattatacaattaaaaaaaatataaaatttatatacagaaaatctaaaaaattatataaagaattataagataaatttcttatttttttatctttcttaaaGCAGATAAATTTGAATACTATATGAGTAATATAgcattattctttaaaaatataaattgtcatTTTTGTAGAACTGACGTAGGTATGCAACGTGATAAAGAAATTAGGTTTCGTTCTATCATGTACTTTGATTTGGAActcatttaatttctatagACATGACCGACATGACCAACAATGTTACCGACAAAACGTAAGTTTTAGTTCACGCATTTTTCAATTGATCTTCTACAGCGCGGTAGATGTTGGACGCTCAgagattctttaatatgattgccTTTAATTCGTTTTATGTATTTAGAAGCAGAAACCAATAGTAATGAATTACTGAGCGCTCACTAATCCGTTCCGTCCGCTGAAGGTGCCTAATTAGTTGTTAGAAATTAACCTATCAgagcaaaatatgttttaataaatcgatttttaataactaaaattattttttatataaatattaaaatattgcctAAATCGCAAACTTGCCCAAAATATGTCGCCTAAATTGGACGCCTGTcgcaaaatcaaaatttaaaacgcATAGCAGCTTTCAAAATTACCTAAATTGCGATTAATCGGCCAAGTTGGTAACACTGGTTATAGTCAAAGATACCGCGAGATCAgtattgcgcgcgcgcgcgcgggaaaCTCGGAAGCGTGACGTCACCGCGCGCGATAAGGCGGATTCGCGCGCGTATCACGCGCGTCACTCGTCTGTTGTGTGGGGGGCAGcgggagagtgagagagagagagagagagagaaagagagagatagagaacgAGGGGTAACCGCGCGATGGCGCGAGCGTACGCGTTGCGCGGTGCGCCGCCGTCGACTGTATCGAACATGGCCGCCGCGAGCGTGCTACCGTC is part of the Monomorium pharaonis isolate MP-MQ-018 chromosome 2, ASM1337386v2, whole genome shotgun sequence genome and encodes:
- the LOC105828669 gene encoding DNA/RNA-binding protein KIN17, translating into MGKHEVGTPKYIANKIKAKGLQKLRWYCQMCQKQCRDENGFKCHTMSESHHRQLLLFAENAHRYMDQFSRDFSQGYLNLLKRQFGTRRVPANRVYQEYISDRGHIHMNATQWLTLTAFAKWLGRTGQCVVDETEKGLFITYIDRDPETLAAQEKKAKKEKMDKDDEERLMDFIDKQIEKAKQSTNEEEGETSKTPLVRPENDTPLVLDIKLKPKPKLLPVFQIKQEKVKSEDQNKSVSSKLISEKDEKPKRSSNDDETKSVKKLKNDNSPATEGWLREGLMVKITTKSLGEKYYKAKGVVQSVGTDSFVGKVKLKTPDEVNGHVIRLDQEYLETVIPAIDKEVLILWGKHKGARAIVKKLHIEHYSVDVELKNNKKIVQKLPYEQVCKYID